Proteins from a single region of Bacteroidota bacterium:
- a CDS encoding glutamate synthase subunit beta, which produces MGNPKGFLTIHRKEAGNRPVDERKLDFTEVEQTLDTEDRVLQASRCMECGVPFCHWACPLGNVMPEWQDLVYKGNWKAAAEVLQRTNNFPEFTGRICPALCEKSCVLSLSNESVTIRENEAAVIERAFAEGFIKPNPPKFRTGKKVAVIGSGPSGLACADQLNKAGHTVTLFEKSDAVGGLLRYGIPDFKLNKYIIDRRLDILKAEGLEIKTNVYVGRDITAQELLDSYDAVCLAIGAMEPRDLQVEGREIEGVHFALDFLCQQNAILRGVHIPEESLISAKNKNVLVIGGGDTGSDCIGTSTRQGAKSLTQIEIMPKPPLSRTVDNPWPYYPFILKTSSSHEEGCTRKWSLNTKRFIAENGKLSGVEVVEVEWTKDPQTGRMGMIEVPGSNKVIKAELALLAMGFLHPVHLGLADELGLAYDRRGNISVSDKHQTSVEKVFAAGDAASGASLVVRALASGRETAKYVNEYLKK; this is translated from the coding sequence ATGGGAAATCCAAAAGGTTTTTTGACCATTCACCGGAAAGAAGCAGGAAATCGTCCGGTCGATGAACGTAAACTTGATTTCACCGAGGTTGAGCAAACATTAGATACTGAAGACCGTGTATTACAAGCCTCTCGTTGTATGGAATGCGGGGTGCCTTTTTGCCATTGGGCTTGCCCGTTGGGCAATGTCATGCCCGAATGGCAGGATTTGGTGTACAAAGGGAATTGGAAAGCTGCAGCAGAAGTATTGCAGCGTACTAATAATTTTCCTGAATTTACCGGCAGGATTTGTCCTGCTTTATGTGAAAAATCCTGTGTGCTTTCATTAAGCAACGAGTCGGTTACTATTCGTGAAAATGAAGCTGCTGTAATTGAGCGGGCTTTTGCTGAAGGTTTTATCAAACCTAATCCTCCCAAGTTTAGAACTGGTAAAAAGGTGGCTGTCATTGGTTCCGGGCCTTCAGGCCTGGCCTGTGCCGATCAGCTTAATAAAGCAGGCCATACGGTGACTTTGTTTGAAAAGTCGGATGCTGTTGGGGGATTACTTCGTTACGGTATTCCTGATTTTAAACTGAACAAATATATTATCGACCGAAGGCTTGATATATTAAAGGCTGAAGGGCTTGAAATTAAAACCAATGTATACGTTGGCAGGGATATTACAGCACAGGAATTACTTGATTCTTATGATGCCGTCTGTCTGGCGATTGGAGCAATGGAACCCCGCGACCTTCAGGTGGAAGGCAGGGAAATTGAAGGGGTACATTTTGCTCTTGATTTTCTTTGCCAGCAGAATGCAATTTTACGGGGAGTTCATATTCCTGAAGAAAGTCTGATTTCTGCAAAGAATAAAAACGTATTGGTCATTGGTGGCGGTGATACCGGTTCTGATTGTATAGGTACTTCTACCCGCCAGGGCGCAAAATCTCTTACACAGATTGAAATTATGCCGAAACCTCCTCTGTCGAGGACTGTTGACAATCCCTGGCCATATTATCCTTTTATTCTAAAGACTTCTTCTTCACATGAAGAAGGTTGTACCCGTAAGTGGAGCCTGAATACCAAGCGGTTCATTGCCGAAAATGGTAAGCTTTCAGGCGTTGAAGTCGTTGAAGTGGAATGGACTAAAGACCCTCAAACCGGCAGGATGGGCATGATCGAAGTTCCTGGTTCAAACAAGGTAATAAAAGCTGAATTGGCTTTGTTGGCAATGGGATTTTTACATCCTGTTCATTTAGGCTTAGCTGATGAACTGGGGCTTGCTTATGACCGGCGTGGGAATATTTCGGTTTCCGATAAACACCAGACTTCAGTAGAGAAAGTATTTGCTGCAGGTGATGCTGCTTCAGGAGCAAGCCTTGTTGTAAGGGCTTTGGCTTCAGGAAGAGAAACAGCCAAGTATGTCAATGAATATTTAAAAAAATAA